In one window of Acipenser ruthenus unplaced genomic scaffold, fAciRut3.2 maternal haplotype, whole genome shotgun sequence DNA:
- the LOC117395598 gene encoding protein AF1q, producing the protein MLDTINTQYDSFLFWRQPIPELDLLELEGLGLGGGASLKGGQKKKKKESQNSRQEDDSLLEFNTFNYWRAPIASIESLDFELL; encoded by the coding sequence ATGCTTGACACCATCAACACCCAATACGATTCGTTCCTTTTCTGGAGGCAGCCAATCCCTGAGCTGGACCTGTTGGAGCTGGAGGGGCTGGGATTGGGCGGCGGCGCGTCACTCAAAGGCgggcagaagaagaagaagaaggaatcCCAGAATTCCAGGCAGGAAGATGACAGCCTGCTGGAGTTCAACACTTTCAACTACTGGAGAGCTCCGATCGCCAGCATCGAGTCCCTCGACTTTGAGCTCCTCTGA